One stretch of Miscanthus floridulus cultivar M001 chromosome 18, ASM1932011v1, whole genome shotgun sequence DNA includes these proteins:
- the LOC136523597 gene encoding uncharacterized protein, translating into MECAGFDYFSLPANGAAGGILVAWRTSEWSLSQFRTDSFSITAFASTVNGPELQPFWLTTVYGPQSDDDKVAFLNELRAVREACQGPWFVCGDFNMIYRAEDNSNGRLNRRVMRRFARFLNELLLSELFLQGRLFTWSSEREHPTLERIDRAFATTDWLDGYPNHRLRALSTDCSDHAPLLL; encoded by the exons ATGGAAT GCGCTGGGTTTGATTACTTCTCCCTCCCCGCAAATGGTGCTGCTGGTGGCATCCTGGTTGCCTGGCGCACGTCGGAATGGTCCCTCTCCCAGTTCCGAACAGACTCCTTCAGCATCACAGCCTTCGCGTCGACGGTGAATGGCCCTGAGTTGCAACCGTTCTGGCTCACTACGGTCTATGGACCGCAGTCGGACGATGATAAAGTCGCGTTCCTGAATGAGCTGCGGGCTGTGCGGGAAGCCTGCCAGGGACCTTGGTTCGTTTGCGGTGACTTCAATATGATCTACCGGGCTGAGGACAACAGCAATGGTCGCCTAAACCGCCGTGTTATGCGTCGCTTTGCTCGGTTCCTGAACGAGCTGCTTCTTAGTGAGCTATTCCTACAAGGCAGATTGTTCACATGGTCCAGTGAACGGGAGCATCCCACTCTTGAGAGGATTGATAGGGCCTTCGCCACGACGGATTGGCTTGATGGCTATCCTAATCACCGTTTGCGCGCCCTCTCCACGGACTGCTCAGACCATGCCCCTTTGTTGCTATAG
- the LOC136523598 gene encoding uncharacterized protein: protein MPNADAFRVLDHKLRNTAKALKSWSMKNIGSINLQLIIAREIVARLEAAQERRILSVEEVALRKRLKWRCLGLASMSRTIACQRSRMLYLEHGDANTKFFHLQACHRIRKNYIHSQTVDGHVVVNNEHMADALFAHFNGLLGSPAQRSRTVRFDLLNLPTLDLSALDVCFTEDEIWAVVRDIPAEKAPGPDGFTGLFYKKKPGQSSKPTSSPPSTPSVPWTAGTST, encoded by the coding sequence ATGCCGAACGCAGACGCGTTTCGCGTCCTTGATCACAAGCTGAGAAACACTGCCAAGGCACTCAAGAGCTGGAGCATGAAGAACATAGGCAGCATCAATTTGCAACTAATTATTGCTAGAGAAATCGTGGCACGACTTGAGGCCGCACAAGAACGCCGAATCTTGTCTGTGGAAGAGGTGGCTCTGAGGAAGAGGCTCAAGTGGCGCTGTTTGGGGCTTGCTTCCATGTCAAGGACGATCGCATGTCAGCGTTCCAGGATGCTGTACCTGGAGCATGGTGATGCCAACACGAAGTTCTTCCATCTACAAGCATGCCATCGTATCAGGAAAAATTACATTCACTCCCAGACGGTAGATGGGCATGTTGTGGTAAACAACGAACACATGGCGGATGCCTTGTTTGCTCACTTCAATGGGTTGCTGGGATCACCAGCACAGCGCTCGCGCACAGTTCGGTTTGACCTTCTCAATCTCCCAACCTTAGACCTATCGGCATTGGATGTATGCTTCACTGAAGATGAAATTTGGGCGGTTGTCCGCGACATACCGGCTGAGAAAGCGCCGGGACCTGATGGTTTCACCGGCCTCTTCTACAAAAAAAAACCTGGCCAATCATCAAAGCCGACGTCGTCGCCGCCTTCAACGCCTTCTGTGCCCTGGACGGCCGGAACTTCCACCTGA